The following are encoded together in the Bubalus kerabau isolate K-KA32 ecotype Philippines breed swamp buffalo chromosome 3, PCC_UOA_SB_1v2, whole genome shotgun sequence genome:
- the LOC129645647 gene encoding olfactory receptor 2B11-like, whose protein sequence is MKHMNESFPEDFVLMGFTKYPWLDVPLFFALLISYMFTLLGNIAIILVSQLDSQLQSPMYFFLTGLSFLDLCFTTTTVPQMLFNLGGPNKNITYIGCMTQAYVFHWLGCTECVLLGTMALDRYVAVCKPLRYPVIMNHKLCRQLSSTAWLIGLANSLLQSTLTVQLPLCGNQELDHFFCELPGLIKMACVDTTVNELTLAVVATFLIMGPLSMILVSYSYIAQAVFLIPSAGGRLKAFNTCSSHLLVVSLFYGPGIYIYMQPSGDSPQDLIKVLTLFYCVITPMTNPFIYTLRNKDVKGALRRLLRRAILSKKI, encoded by the coding sequence ATGAAGCACATGAATGAAAGTTTTCCAGAGGATTTCGTTCTCATGGGCTTTACCAAATATCCATGGTTGGATGTTCCTCTCTTCTTTGCCCTCCTAATCTCCTACATGTTCACACTATTGGGAAACATTGCTATTATTCTGGTTTCCCAACTAGATTCCCAACTCCAAAGTCCTATGTATTTCTTCCTCACAGGCCTCTCCTTCCTGGACCTCTGTTTCACCACCACAACTGTACCCCAAATGCTGTTCAACTTAGGCGGACCCAACAAGAACATCACTTATATAGGCTGCATGACCCAGGCATATGTATTTCACTGGCTAGGCTGTACTGAATGTGTCCTGCTTGGCACCATGGCCTTAGACCGCTATGTAGCTGTGTGTAAGCCTCTGAGATACCCTGTAATCATGAACCACAAGCTCTGTCGGCAGCTCTCCAGCACTGCTTGGCTCATTGGTCTGGCCAATTCACTACTGCAGTCCACACTCACAGTCCAGCTGCCCCTGTGTGGGAACCAAGAACTGGACCACTTCTTTTGTGAACTGCCTGGCCTAATTAAGATGGCTTGTGTGGACACCACAGTCAACGAGCTTACTTTAGCAGTGGTGGCCACCTTCCTGATAATGGGTCCCCTCTCTATGATTCTTGTCTCTTACAGTTATATTGCACAAGCTGTATTTCTAATACCTTCTGCTGGTGGGAGACTTAAGGCCTTTAACACTTGTTCTTCGCACTTATTGGTGGTGTCTTTATTTTATGGCCCTGGCATCTACATCTATATGCAGCCTTCAGGGGACAGCCCTCAAGACCTTATCAAAGTTCTGACGCTGTTTTACTGTGTTATTACTCCCATGACCAACCCATTCATCTACACCTTGAGGAACAAGGATGTTAAAGGAGCTTTGAGGAGACTTCTGAGGAGGGCCATTTTGTCCAAGAAAATATGA